The DNA window GCTGATTGGAGGGCGAGATCACGTGGCCGCCGCGGTGGCGTCAATTCCCGGAAGCGGCGCGGCCGCTCGGCGAGTCCGGGAGCGCCCAGCGGGCCCAGCTCGGCCCCAGCTCGCCCCCGGAGCCCCCAGCTCGCCCCCAGCTGGCCCCGGGCCCGCGGCGATGGCGGAGGGCGGCCCGCGGCGGCTGCGGCCGTGGCTGCTGGCGCAGCTGCAGAGCGGGCGCTTCCCGGGGCTGCAGTGGGACAACGCGGACCGGACGGAGCTGAGGATCCCCTGGGCCCACGGCGGGAGGAGCGGGGCCCGCGACAGCCCCGGGGCGGCGCTCTGCCGGGTCAGGGGCGGGGTCTGACGGGtcgggggcgggccgggggcggggccagggACACCCCGGGGACGGCGCTCTGAAAGTTGCGGGGCGGGGCCAAGGGAGGGCCTCTGTACATTGAGGGGCGGGGCTATGCGAGGGGCGGAGCTCTGCTAGGCAGTGGGCGGGGCTTGGTTGAGAGGAGGGTCTTAAAACAGGGAGGGGctgtgggaaagggaggggCTAAGCAGAGGGCGGGGCTATGGGAGGACCCGCCCTGTGCAAAGCGATTGGAGGCGGTGGCGCTTGAGCCACGCCCCCTCTGGGGGCAGAGCCAGAACGGGGGCGGGATCGGGACTGCTGCGGGGGTGGGGCTTTGAACAGGGGGCGGGGCCAGGTGGAGGCGGAGCCAGAGAAGCCGCGGGGTGGGGCTTTGAGGGGGCGTTGCCGGGACAGCTGCGGGGGTGTGGCTTCGAGCAGGGGGCAGGGCGGTGCTGTGCTAATGAGGTGGGCGGGGCTGTGGGCGGGGCTGacgccgccgctcccggcagGCGTGGGCGGAGTACAAGGGGCGGGTCCGGCCCGGGGACCCCCCCGACCCCGCGGGCTGGAAGACGCGGCTCCGCTGCGCCCTGGCCCGGAGCCCCGAGTTCCGGGCGctgccgggccggggccgctcgGACGGGCCTTTCCCCTACCGCGTGTACCGGGTGCTGCCCGCCCGCGGTGAGCAATGGAGCCGGACAGCGGGAACCGGCAGGGGGCACCGGGAACTGGGGCATGGAGACGGGGGGGACACAGGAAATGGGGACGGAATATGGGGGGACACACAGGAAATGGGGTGAGGGGGGATGGAATAGCGGGGACACACCGGGAATGGGGACTGAGTATGGGGGACACACTGGAAATGGGAGGTGGAGGGACGGAATATGGGGGGGCACACCGGAAATGGGGCGAGGGGACGGAGTCCGGGGGTACCGTGGGGAGAGCGGGCAGAGGGGAAACCCCCAAATCAGGAGGGGCCCTTTGGCGGAGGGGGCGGAGGCCGGGCTACCCCGAGATGGGGGAACCAAAAGAGAGGAGCACCGAGGGAGGGGCCAAAGGGCGGCAcggaagggaagggggaggggTGCAGCGGTCAGAGCCCAATTAACCACCTCGGTGCCGCCTCCCCACAGAGCCCAAGCCCCCCAAGGCCGGGCAGAGCCAGAAGGAGGCGGGGCTGAGCCCCTCGGAGCCCCTCCCACCGACCCCGCCCCCCGAGAGCCAGGAGGGGGCCCCGGATGAGGAGAAGCCCGGTGAGAGCGGGGGGAGCTGGGGGCGCTTCGGGGCCAACTCTGGGGCCGGGGTGGGCCTGGGGGCGGAGCCATGGGGCGTGGCCGATCACTGACCCCGCCCCTTCAGCCGTGGCTCCGCCCCCGGAAGTGCCGCTGCGCATCGAGGTGGAGAGTGCCGAGCCCCTCCCCCCCGCACGCGGTAAGCCACGCCCCCAAGGGGGAGGAGCCAATCACCAGCTGGGCCTCACAACCCGGCCACGCCCCCAGCGTGGGCTCCTCCCcccccaaccccatccccacaCCTGAGCCACGCCCCCAGCGCTGGCCCCTCCCGAGCTGAGGCTCCACCCCCtccccgcgcccccgccccttttggccccgcccccggcggtGACCCCGCCCCCGTCTCTGCCCGCGCCCCCTGCAGGAGACGCGGCGCTGCTGCTGCGGCTGCGCCGCGGCCCCGCTCTGGCCTGGCAGGGGGCGCTGCCCCCCGGCGATTACCTGCTGAGTCCTCCGGGCCGCCGgggggcgccgccgccgccactgCCGCGCCTGCTGCtcccggcgggggcggggccggggctgctgctcagcagcgCCCCCCGCGGGCTCTTCCTGCGCGTGCGCCCCGGCgacggccccgcccccgccgccgtGCGGGGCCCGCACGCGCCGCACGGGCCGCTCCAGCAGGGGGCGCTGCTGCAGCCGTTCGAcgccaggcgcttccgggaggGTGAGAGCCGCTTCCGGGAGAGGGAGAGCGACTTCCGGGAGGGGGAGAGCGACTTCCGGGAGGGTGGGAAAGACTTTCGGGGGGAAGAGGAACTTCCGGTGGGGGGGAGAGCAACTTCcgggggagggaagaggaactTCCGGGAAGGGAAACTTCTGGGACGAGAACGACTTCCGGGAGGGGAGCCCAACTTCCGGCGGGGAAAGCAACTTCCGGGGAGGGAGGGCGACTTCCGGGAAGGGGGAACTTCCGGCGGGGAAGGCGAGAGCAAAATgccggggaggggggaggggcgggggtcGGGCCCAAACCAAacccgcccctccccccccagagctggagctgcaccgGGCCGGGCTCGGGCCCCTCCCCCAGCACCGGGTGACGCTGGAGCTGCGATCCCCGGAGACCCCCGGGggggaggggctgctgctggaggtgggcgagggggggccCTGGGGTATTTTGGGGGATCGTGGGGGGGTCATGGGGGGGTCCCCAGAGGCAGAGAGGGGCTCCTAAAGGGtcttgggggtccctggggggtcctggggatGGTTGGGGGGTCCCTCAAGACTGCTTTGGGGGGTTCCTGGGAGTCCCTAAGcggttttgggggggtcccaaGGGATCCTGGGGGGTTCAGGGGGTCCCTAAGGGGTCTTGGGGATCCCTGGGGGTGgttggggggtcctggggggtccCTGTGGGATGCTGGGGGGGTCCCtaaggggttttggggggtctggggtCACCCTGGGGggtgaggggattttgggggggtctctCAGGGGTCTCTCACCCCCATTAAACCTCCCCCCAGCTGGAACAGGCCTTCGCCCAGCGGCTCCTggacaccctggggaccccccgggacccccccgggacccccctgGGGCAATAAAAGCTGAACTGGGGGGGcacccctgcccctcccccacccccggGCGTCTCTGTCACTCGCGGAGGGGggaggggaccccaaaaccagagGGGGGAGGGGCCCCAAAACCAGAGGGGGGAGGGGGCCCCAAAACCGGAGGGGGGAGGGGGCCCCAAAACCAGAGGGGGGAGGGGGCCCCAAAACCGGAGGGGGGAGGGGCCCCCAAAGCCGGGTCAGCCAGGCCGGGTCCAGAGGGGTTCGTttattggggggggggtgggggaggggcgcCCCCGGGGGTCTCAGTCGTCCTTGAGCCCCCCGAACACCGAGGCCGGGACCTgcttctgctccagctgcacctCTGGGGGGCgaggggggaggggaggctcagggtgggggaggggcgcTCACCCATCCCCCACCaggacccctccccacccctggatcccccccccccccgtgcccccccccacccctccccctgtgcccccccatCCCAATGGCCCCTCCCCCACTGTGCCCCTCCCCCCAGGTACCATCAGGCCCCTCCCCCCCattcccctcccccctccctgtgccccccccatccccaatggcccctccccctccctgtgcccctcccCCCGATGCCCCTCCCCCCCGTGCCCCTCCCCCGGTACCGTCGGGCTCCTCCCCCTCCTCGTCCAGGTCGATCTCCTCGGGGttcccctgcagggacagggggggCTCTGCCCCCGCGGGGGCCTCGGCCCTGCCCCGACCCCAACATCAGCGccggggggaccccaaaatccatcagagcccggggggaccccaaaatccatcagagcccagggggaccccaaaatccatcagaGCCCAGGGGGACCCCAAGATCAGCacccagagaccccaaaatccatcagagcccagggggaccccaaaatcagcacccagagaccccaaaatccatcagaGCCCAGGGGGATCCCAAAATTGGCACACCAGGGATTTCCAAAATCAATCAGAACCCAGGAGGACCCCAAAATCGGCCCCAGGAACCCAAAATTGGCACCAGggatccccaaaatccatcagagcccagggggaccccaaaatcagcACCCAGGGGGATCCCAAAATTGGCATCGGGGACCCCGAAATCCATCCGAACCCAGGGGAATCCCAAAATTGGCACCAGGGGGACCCAAAATGGACATCGGGGACCCCAGATGGCAGACTAGGGATTTCCAGAATCCATCCCAACccagggggaccccaaaattggCACCAGGGACCCAAAATCCATCAGAACCCagggggaaccccaaaattgGTACCCAGAGAGCCAAAATCAGCaccggggaccccaaaatcggCCTGAGggatccccaaaatccatcagCAGTGGGGACCCAAAATTGGCACcgtggggaccccaaaatcggCACCAGCACCCTCGGGGGGCAGGCAGTGCAGAGTGGGTGTGGCCAAGGGCGTGGCAGGGCAGGGCGTGGCAAGGTTGGGTGGGCGTGGCAGTGGGTGTGGCAGAGTTAAGTGGGCGTGGCAGTGGGCGTGGCAGGGTTAGGTTGGCATGGCAGTGGGTGTGGCAGGGTTAGGTGGgtgtggcagggcagggcatggCAAGGTTGGATGGGTGTGGCAATGGGTGTGGCAGAGTTAAGTGGGTGTGGTGGGGTTAGGTTGGCATGGCAGTGGGCGTGGCAGTGGGTGTGGCAGGGTTTGGGTGTGGCAACAGGTGTGGCAGGGCGTGGCAAGGTTGGGTGGGCATGGCAATGGGTGTGGCAGAGTTAAGTGGGTGTGGCAGCGGGTGTGGTGGGGTTAGGTTGGCATGGCAGTCGGCGTGGTAGTGGGCGTGGGAGCGGGCGTGGCAGGGTTAGGTTGGCATGGCAGCAGGCGTGGCAGGGCAGGGCGTGGCCGGGCGTGGCTCACCTGACGAAGAGCACCTGCTGGGCGGGGCGGGGCGTGTCCCGCTGGGCCTCGGCCGCCAGCGCCTCGGCGcgctgctccagcagcttcaTCTCGTCCAGGCCGCTCTGCCCCGGGGCCAGGTCCGACACTGCCCCGCCCCGCAGGGGTCAGCAGGGTCCGCACCCCGAGacccccccagggaccccccatggatcccacacagccccagggaccccccatggatcccacacagcccccgggacccccccatggatcccacacaacccccggggacccccagggaccccccatggatcccacacagcccccgggacccccagggaccccGCCATGGaacccccacagcccctgggaccccccatGGTCCCTGAGACCCCCTGTGGACCCCTCACAGCCCCCAAAACCACCATGGACCCCCACGGCccccccaggtgttccccaCCCCCCTCCCGGCCTCTTCACCTGCCCTCCCCCCACTGTGGTTTCCCACCCGTCCCCTCTCACCTGTGCCCCTCCCACCATGGGCTGCTCCTCCACCTGTGCCCCTCACCTGTGCCCCTCACCTGTGCCTACCTGTGCCCCCCTGGGTGCCATACCTGTGC is part of the Vidua macroura isolate BioBank_ID:100142 chromosome 39, ASM2450914v1, whole genome shotgun sequence genome and encodes:
- the LOC128821335 gene encoding interferon regulatory factor 9-like, yielding MAEGGPRRLRPWLLAQLQSGRFPGLQWDNADRTELRIPWAHGGRSGARDSPGAALCRAWAEYKGRVRPGDPPDPAGWKTRLRCALARSPEFRALPGRGRSDGPFPYRVYRVLPAREPKPPKAGQSQKEAGLSPSEPLPPTPPPESQEGAPDEEKPAVAPPPEVPLRIEVESAEPLPPARGDAALLLRLRRGPALAWQGALPPGDYLLSPPGRRGAPPPPLPRLLLPAGAGPGLLLSSAPRGLFLRVRPGDGPAPAAVRGPHAPHGPLQQGALLQPFDARRFREELELHRAGLGPLPQHRVTLELRSPETPGGEGLLLELEQAFAQRLLDTLGTPRDPPGTPLGQ